CCGACGAGCCCGCGCTCGACGACGGCCACCGGCTGCTCACCTACCGCGCGCTGGCGGTCGAGGTGGAGCGCCTGCGGCAGCGGCTGGCCGCCATGGACGTCGGGCTCGGGGACCGCGTCGGTGTCCGGGTCCCGTCGGGCACCAACGACCTGTACGTGGCGATCCTCGCGGTGCTGGCCACCGGTGCCGCGTACGTGCCCGTGGACGCCGAGGACCCCGACGAGCGGGCCGATCTGGTCTTCGGCGAGGCCGGGGTGCGGGTGGTCGTCGGGGCCGGTCACGAGCTGACCGTCGGCGGCGCCGCCGGCCATGCCGCCGCCCGGCCCGGCGTCGGGCACGACGCGTGGATCATCTTCACCTCCGGCTCCACCGGGAAGCCCAAGGGCGTGGCCGTCAGCCACCGCAGCGCCGCCGCCTTCGTGGACGCGGAGGCCGCGCTGTTCCTGACCGACGATCCGATCGGGCCCGGCGACCGGGTCATGGCGGGGCTGTCCGTCGCGTTCGACGCGTCCTGCGAGGAGATGTGGCTGGCGTGGCGGTACGGCGCCTGTCTGGTGCCGGTGCCGCGCTCGCAGGTCAGGAGTGGTGCCGATCTCGGGCCCTGGCTGGTCGAGCAGGAGATCACCGTCGTGTCCACCGTGCCGACGCTGGCGGCGCTGTGGGAGCCGGAGACGCTCAACGACGTACGCCTGCTGATCTTCGGCGGGGAGGCGTGCCCTCCCGAGCTGGCGCAGCGTCTGGTGACCGAGGGGCGCGAGGTGTGGAACACCTACGGGCCGACCGAGGCGACGGTCGTGGCGTGCGCGTCGCTGATGAGCGGCGAGGGGCCGATCCGGATCGGGCTGCCGCTGGACGGCTGGGAGCTGGCCGTCGTCGACGAGGCCGGGGAGCCCGTGCCGATGGGCGGCAGTGGACAGCTGGTGATCGGCGGGGTCGGACTCGCCCGGTATCTAGACGCCGAGAAGGACGCGGAGAAGTACGCGCCGCTTCAGTCGCTGGGCTGGGAGCGGGCGTATCGCAGCGGTGACCTGGTGCGGGCCGAACCGGAGGGGCTGGTCTTCCTCGGGCGGGCCGACGAGCAGATCAAGCTCGGTGGGCGCCGTATCGAGCTCGGTGAGGTGGACGCGGCGCTTCAGGCGCTGCCCGGGACGGCCGGCGCAGCCGCCGCGGTGCGGACGGCGCGCAGCGGCAACCAGCTCCTCGTCGGCTACGTCGTCACCCAGGACGGCTGGGACCACTCGGCGGCCGTCGAGCGACTGCGCGCCGAACTGCCCGCAGCCCTGGTGCCGTTGCTCGCGCCGGTCGACGAGCTGCCGACCCGTACCTCGGGCAAGGTGGACCGGGACGCGCTGCCCTGGCCGCTGGACGGACTGGAGACGAGCGGCCCGGCCGAGCGGCTGTACGGCACCGAGGCCTGGCTCGCCGAGCAGTGGACGGACGTCCTCGGCATTCCGGTCACGTCGGCCTCCGACGACTTCTTCGGGATCGGCGGGGGCAGTCTGGCCGCCGCCCAGCTGACGACGAGACTGCGCGCGCGCTATCCGAGCGCCGCCGTCCTCGACGTCTACCAGCAACCCGTCCTGCGGAAGCTGGCCCGGCATCTTGAGGAGTCGGCGCAGGACGACGGGGTCCGGCGGGTCGTGGCACCGGTGCCGAGGCGCGCCCAGCTCGTCCAGCTCCTGGTGCTGGTTCCCCTGTTCACACTGCTCGGGCTGCGCTGGACCGTGGTGCTCGCCGCGCTCGGGAACATGCTGCCCGGCTACTCCTGGCTGCCGACGGCGCCCTGGTGGCTCGTCGCGGCCGGCGCCGTGCTGCTGTTCAGCCCGCCCGGGCGCCTCGCGCTCGCCGCGGGCGGGGCACGATGGCTGCTGCGGGGCGTGCGGCCGGGCCGGTACCCGCGCGGCGGGAGCGTCCATCTGCGGCTGTGGACGGCCGAGCGGCTGGCCGAGTTCAGCGGGGCGACCTCGCTGACCGGGTCCTGGCTCGAACGGTACGCGCGTGCGCTGGGCGCCAAGGTGGGGCAGGACGTGGACCTGCACTCGCTGCCGCCGGTCACCGGCATGCTCAAGCTGGGCCGGGGCGCGGCCGTCGAGTCCGAGGTGGACCTGTCCGGGTACTGGCTGGACGGCGACCGGCTGGAGATCGGTCCGGTGAAGGTGGGCGCGCACGCCGTCGTCGGCACGCGCAGCATGCTCTTCCCGGGCGCGCGGGTGGGCAAGCGGGCCGAGGTGGCGCCCGGTTCGGCGGTCACGGGGCAGATTCCCACCGGGCAGCGGTGGGCGGGCGCGCCCGCGGTCAAGCTGGGCCGGGCCAAGCGGAACTGGCCCAAGGAGCTGCCCGGGCGGGGCGCGTACTGGCGGGTGATGTACGGCGTGACGGGTTTCGCGCTGACCGCGTTGCCGGTGGTCTCGGCTGCTGCCGCGCTGCTGGTGGCGGGGCTGTTCGTCGGTCCGGACGCCGGGTTCGGTGCGGCCCTGCGTGGCGCTGTCGTCGCGCTGGTGCCGGCGACGCTCGCGTTCGGGCTGGCGTACGCGCTGCTGCTCGTGGCCGCCGTACGGCTGCTGAGCCTGGGGCTGCGGGAGGGCACGCACGCCACGCACAGCCGGGTGGGCTGGCAGGCCTGGACCGTGACACAGCTGATGGACCGGTCGCGGGACATGCTGTTCCCGCTGTATGCGGGGCTGGTCACGCCGGTGTGGCTGCGGCTGCTCGGGATGCGGATCGGGCGGCGGGCCGAGGTGTCCACCGTGCTGGCCCTGCCCAGCCTGACCACGGTCGGCGAGGGCGCGTTCCTGGCGGACGACACACTGACCGCCCCCTACGAGCTCGGCGGCGGCTGGCTGCGGATCGGGCGCGCGGAGATCGGCCGGCGGGCCTTTCTCGGCAACTCGGGGATGACCGCGCCGGGGCGGAGCGTGCCGGACGGTGGCCTGGTGGGTGTGCTGTCGGCGACGCCGAAGAAGGCCAAGAAGGGCAGCTCGTACCTGGGACTGCCGCCGGTGAGGCTGCCGCGTGCCGCGTCGGGCGGCGACCAGAGCCGGACCTATGATCCGCCCGCGCGGCTGCTGTGGGCGCGCGCTCTGGTGGAGCTCTGCCGGATCGTGCCGGTGTTCTGCTCGGCGGCGCTGGCGGTGGGGACGGCGGCGGCGCTGTGCGCGCTCGGCGGGTGGGCTCCCCTGCTGTCCGGTCTGGTGCTGCTCGGGGCGGGCTGCGCGGCGGGGCTCGTCTCGATCGCGGCGAAGTGGCTGCTCGTGGGACGGCATCGCGCCGGCGAGCACCCCTTGTGGAGCTCCTTCGTGTGGCGCAACGAGCTGGCGGACACCTTCGTCGAGGTGCTGGCCGTGCCGTGGCTGGCCGGTGCGGTGCGGGGCACGCCGCTGATGTCGGCGTGGCTGCGCGGGCTCGGTGCGCACATCGGCCGGGGTGTGTGGGTCGACAGCTACTGGCTGCCGGAGACGGACCTGGTGACGCTCGGCGACGCGGCGACCGTGAACCGGGGTTGTGTGCTCCAGACCCACCTCTTCCACGACCGGATCTTGCGGACGGATACTGTGGTCCTCCGTGAGGGCGCCACTCTGGGCCCGGGCGGAATCGTCCTGCCCGGCAGCGCCGTCGGGGCCCGCACCACGCTGGGTCCGGCGTCCCTGGTGATGGCCGCGGAGTCCGTGCCCGACGACACGCGCTGGCTGGGCAACCCGATCGAGGCATGGCGTCGCTAGGCGGTACTCCCGCGGGGCCGGGGGCCGATGGACGTCGTACGAGCGCAGTGCAGGGAGCGGACGCAACAGTGGCGGTTCAGCAGTCAGTGGGTCAGGACCCGTACTTCCCGGGTAACGGTGACCTCCGGTACCGGGTGCATCGGTACGAGCTCACGCTGGACTACCGCCCCGCGCCGAACCGGCTGGCGGGAACGGCGCGGATCAACGCCATCGCGGGCCGTGGTCAGCTCACCGAGTTCCAGCTGAACCTCGCGGACTTCCGGCTGGGCCGGGTGCGGGTCGACGGCCGTGCTGCGCACTACACGCACCGGGGCGGCAAGTTGCGCGTCCGCCCCGCGAAGCCGCTGCGCGCCGGTGCCGCGTTCACCGTCGAGGTGCAGTGGTCGGGGAACCCCCGGCCGGTGAGCAGCCCCTGG
The genomic region above belongs to Streptomyces coeruleorubidus and contains:
- a CDS encoding Pls/PosA family non-ribosomal peptide synthetase — encoded protein: MAALHESPDLTVLDRELSAELPDVARFSAGPAASPRTLVDIFEASVRSHPDEPALDDGHRLLTYRALAVEVERLRQRLAAMDVGLGDRVGVRVPSGTNDLYVAILAVLATGAAYVPVDAEDPDERADLVFGEAGVRVVVGAGHELTVGGAAGHAAARPGVGHDAWIIFTSGSTGKPKGVAVSHRSAAAFVDAEAALFLTDDPIGPGDRVMAGLSVAFDASCEEMWLAWRYGACLVPVPRSQVRSGADLGPWLVEQEITVVSTVPTLAALWEPETLNDVRLLIFGGEACPPELAQRLVTEGREVWNTYGPTEATVVACASLMSGEGPIRIGLPLDGWELAVVDEAGEPVPMGGSGQLVIGGVGLARYLDAEKDAEKYAPLQSLGWERAYRSGDLVRAEPEGLVFLGRADEQIKLGGRRIELGEVDAALQALPGTAGAAAAVRTARSGNQLLVGYVVTQDGWDHSAAVERLRAELPAALVPLLAPVDELPTRTSGKVDRDALPWPLDGLETSGPAERLYGTEAWLAEQWTDVLGIPVTSASDDFFGIGGGSLAAAQLTTRLRARYPSAAVLDVYQQPVLRKLARHLEESAQDDGVRRVVAPVPRRAQLVQLLVLVPLFTLLGLRWTVVLAALGNMLPGYSWLPTAPWWLVAAGAVLLFSPPGRLALAAGGARWLLRGVRPGRYPRGGSVHLRLWTAERLAEFSGATSLTGSWLERYARALGAKVGQDVDLHSLPPVTGMLKLGRGAAVESEVDLSGYWLDGDRLEIGPVKVGAHAVVGTRSMLFPGARVGKRAEVAPGSAVTGQIPTGQRWAGAPAVKLGRAKRNWPKELPGRGAYWRVMYGVTGFALTALPVVSAAAALLVAGLFVGPDAGFGAALRGAVVALVPATLAFGLAYALLLVAAVRLLSLGLREGTHATHSRVGWQAWTVTQLMDRSRDMLFPLYAGLVTPVWLRLLGMRIGRRAEVSTVLALPSLTTVGEGAFLADDTLTAPYELGGGWLRIGRAEIGRRAFLGNSGMTAPGRSVPDGGLVGVLSATPKKAKKGSSYLGLPPVRLPRAASGGDQSRTYDPPARLLWARALVELCRIVPVFCSAALAVGTAAALCALGGWAPLLSGLVLLGAGCAAGLVSIAAKWLLVGRHRAGEHPLWSSFVWRNELADTFVEVLAVPWLAGAVRGTPLMSAWLRGLGAHIGRGVWVDSYWLPETDLVTLGDAATVNRGCVLQTHLFHDRILRTDTVVLREGATLGPGGIVLPGSAVGARTTLGPASLVMAAESVPDDTRWLGNPIEAWRR